The Flavobacterium faecale genome has a segment encoding these proteins:
- a CDS encoding peptidoglycan DD-metalloendopeptidase family protein: protein MTLETILKNQENVKVIDLKFDYNSYYPLDLSVTNANLDTVSLTNADEFESYINSYLAANKGSVAYGGYNEKRNLYKRSTDFKDDQTEERNIHIGLDLWVEKGTTVLAALDGKVHSFENNDSLGNYGPTIILKHRIDNCTFYTLYGHLSLDSIEDIKVGQEFKKGDKIARLGGASVNGDYAPHLHFQIIADIGDYSGDYPGVCSATNQQFYLKNCPDPNLLLKIKL, encoded by the coding sequence ATGACTTTAGAAACAATTTTAAAAAATCAAGAAAACGTAAAAGTTATTGATTTAAAATTTGATTACAACTCTTATTATCCTTTAGATTTATCTGTTACAAATGCTAATTTGGATACGGTTTCGTTGACTAATGCGGATGAATTTGAGTCTTACATCAATTCGTATTTAGCGGCAAACAAGGGTAGTGTTGCCTACGGCGGGTACAATGAAAAACGTAATTTGTACAAGCGAAGTACTGATTTTAAGGACGATCAAACCGAAGAACGCAATATTCATATTGGGCTAGATCTTTGGGTAGAAAAAGGAACAACTGTTTTAGCAGCACTAGATGGAAAGGTTCATAGTTTTGAAAATAATGATAGCTTAGGGAATTATGGTCCCACCATTATCCTGAAACATCGTATAGATAATTGCACCTTTTACACTTTGTATGGTCATTTGTCCCTAGACAGTATTGAGGATATTAAAGTTGGTCAAGAATTTAAAAAAGGCGACAAAATAGCTAGGCTTGGTGGTGCTAGTGTAAACGGGGATTATGCTCCACATTTACACTTTCAAATTATAGCAGATATTGGTGATTACAGTGGCGATTATCCTGGTGTTTGTAGCGCAACAAATCAACAGTTTTATTTGAAAAACTGTCCTGATCCAAATTTATTACTTAAAATTAAACTTTAA
- the gldB gene encoding gliding motility lipoprotein GldB, translating to MKLYCIPILICFFFLSCDKKSKIEGEIDEISVNVKVERFDKAFFESTPNDLEKLKKQYPLFFPEGNEDAVWIEKLQNPLWKELFVEVEKKYANFDVQQEEFKQLFQHLKFYFPETKTPKVITVIGEMDYNNKVIYADSLVVVALELYLGKEHRFYEFPKYIKQNFEPSQIMPDAVSSFFRSKVKPNTEKSLLSKMIYAGKELYLKDKLIPNATDADKMGYSPEQLKWCEDNEQYMWEYFIEKQLLYNDDVKLAGRFVNPAPFSKFYLEIDNESPGRVGAWLGWQIVRAYMDNNESNLATLFDLNAKEIFEKSKYKPKK from the coding sequence ATGAAATTATATTGTATTCCAATTCTTATCTGTTTCTTTTTCCTTTCTTGCGACAAAAAAAGCAAGATTGAAGGAGAAATTGATGAAATTTCTGTCAATGTAAAAGTCGAACGTTTTGATAAAGCGTTCTTTGAGTCTACTCCAAATGATCTTGAAAAGTTAAAAAAGCAGTATCCTTTGTTTTTTCCAGAAGGAAATGAGGATGCAGTTTGGATTGAAAAGTTGCAAAATCCTTTATGGAAAGAGCTGTTTGTAGAGGTCGAAAAAAAGTATGCTAACTTTGATGTGCAGCAGGAAGAATTTAAACAATTATTTCAACATCTCAAATTTTATTTTCCAGAGACAAAAACGCCAAAGGTGATTACCGTTATAGGAGAGATGGATTACAATAACAAAGTCATCTATGCTGATAGTTTGGTCGTGGTAGCACTAGAATTGTATTTAGGTAAAGAACATCGTTTTTATGAGTTTCCAAAATATATCAAGCAAAATTTTGAACCATCTCAAATCATGCCCGATGCAGTCTCAAGTTTTTTTAGATCGAAAGTGAAGCCTAATACCGAAAAGAGTTTGCTGTCAAAAATGATATATGCAGGAAAAGAATTGTATTTGAAAGACAAATTAATTCCGAATGCTACTGATGCTGATAAAATGGGGTACAGTCCAGAACAATTGAAATGGTGTGAGGATAACGAACAATATATGTGGGAATATTTTATAGAAAAACAACTCCTATATAATGATGATGTAAAATTGGCCGGTCGATTTGTAAATCCAGCTCCGTTTTCTAAATTTTACCTAGAAATAGACAATGAGAGCCCAGGAAGAGTAGGGGCTTGGTTAGGATGGCAAATTGTACGTGCCTATATGGATAACAATGAGAGTAACTTGGCGACTCTTTTTGATTTAAATGCCAAAGAAATATTTGAAAAATCGAAATATAAACCTAAGAAATAA
- a CDS encoding putative quinol monooxygenase, with protein MEKYALLGRLEAKPGKENEVAAFIKNALPIAIGEQETVKWYGWQIGPSTFGIFDTFESEEGRQAHLAGQIAAELTKHAGDLLSQDPVIEFLNLLAVK; from the coding sequence ATGGAAAAATATGCGCTATTAGGTCGTTTAGAGGCTAAGCCAGGTAAAGAAAATGAAGTAGCTGCTTTTATAAAAAATGCACTACCCATTGCAATTGGAGAACAAGAAACTGTAAAATGGTACGGATGGCAAATTGGACCATCGACTTTTGGAATTTTCGATACATTTGAAAGTGAAGAAGGAAGACAGGCACACCTTGCTGGTCAAATTGCAGCAGAATTAACAAAACATGCGGGTGATTTATTATCTCAAGATCCTGTAATTGAATTTTTGAATTTGCTTGCGGTGAAATAA
- the yihA gene encoding ribosome biogenesis GTP-binding protein YihA/YsxC has protein sequence MKINTAEFIISNSDAAKCPKDFLPEYAFIGRSNVGKSSLINMITNQKKLAKTSGRPGKTQLINHFLINKNWFLVDLPGYGYAKVSKKTKSVFQQFITDYFENREQLVCAFVLIDIRHEAQAIDVEFMSYMGESEIPFCIIFTKADKISKTKIDSHIAAYKKNMFANNWAEMPQYFVTSATESIGKEELLGYIDEVNQEMFKNGDQF, from the coding sequence ATGAAAATTAATACTGCCGAATTTATAATCAGTAACTCTGATGCTGCCAAATGTCCAAAAGACTTTTTGCCAGAGTATGCATTTATAGGTAGATCAAATGTTGGAAAATCATCGTTAATTAACATGATAACCAACCAAAAAAAGCTTGCAAAAACCTCAGGAAGACCTGGGAAAACACAATTAATCAACCACTTTTTAATCAACAAAAACTGGTTTTTGGTCGATTTACCTGGTTACGGTTATGCCAAAGTTTCAAAAAAAACAAAATCTGTATTCCAACAGTTTATTACCGACTATTTTGAAAACAGAGAACAATTAGTTTGCGCCTTTGTATTGATTGACATTCGTCATGAAGCACAAGCGATTGATGTTGAATTCATGTCGTATATGGGAGAAAGCGAGATTCCGTTTTGCATCATCTTTACCAAAGCAGATAAGATTAGTAAAACAAAGATAGACTCGCACATTGCCGCTTACAAAAAGAATATGTTTGCTAATAACTGGGCCGAGATGCCCCAATATTTTGTAACCTCAGCAACCGAAAGTATCGGTAAAGAGGAGTTACTAGGTTATATTGACGAAGTAAACCAAGAGATGTTTAAAAACGGAGACCAGTTTTAA
- a CDS encoding alpha/beta fold hydrolase: MEKYYKKEGRYSYYEAGEGTPIVILHGLMGGLSNFDGVASYFSEKGYKIVIPDLPIYTQSILKTNVKSFAKYVKDFITFKGFDRVILLGNSLGGHIALYHTKMYPEKVAGLVITGSSGLYESAMGDSYPKRGDYEYIKKKAEDVFYDPKIATPELIDEVYATVNDRIKLIKTLTIAKSAIRHNMAKDLPKMHVQTCIIWGKNDKVTPPEVGTEFNKLLPNSTLYWIDHCGHAAMMEHPDEFNRVLEEWLIKTNM, encoded by the coding sequence ATGGAAAAATACTACAAGAAAGAAGGTAGATACAGCTACTACGAAGCTGGAGAGGGAACGCCTATCGTAATTTTGCATGGCCTCATGGGAGGATTGAGCAATTTTGATGGTGTTGCGAGCTACTTTTCTGAGAAAGGATATAAAATTGTCATTCCAGACTTGCCTATATATACCCAAAGCATACTTAAGACTAATGTGAAGAGTTTTGCCAAATACGTAAAAGATTTTATCACCTTCAAAGGATTTGATAGAGTAATTTTGTTAGGGAATTCTCTTGGCGGACATATTGCATTGTACCATACCAAAATGTATCCAGAAAAAGTGGCTGGATTGGTAATCACAGGAAGCTCGGGTTTGTACGAGAGTGCCATGGGCGACAGCTACCCAAAAAGAGGTGATTACGAATATATCAAGAAAAAAGCTGAAGATGTATTTTATGACCCAAAAATTGCAACGCCAGAATTGATTGACGAAGTATACGCTACTGTAAACGACCGTATCAAATTGATCAAAACGTTGACCATCGCCAAAAGTGCTATTCGTCACAATATGGCAAAAGATTTACCAAAAATGCACGTGCAAACATGTATTATTTGGGGTAAAAACGACAAAGTTACACCTCCAGAGGTGGGAACAGAGTTTAATAAATTACTACCCAACTCTACCTTATACTGGATTGATCATTGCGGACATGCTGCCATGATGGAGCATCCAGATGAGTTTAACAGGGTACTTGAAGAATGGTTGATCAAAACCAATATGTAA
- a CDS encoding RNA polymerase sigma factor has product MKVINLNQEEKEMIQLAVDHNRHAQQKIYTRFSPKMLSICRLYVKDIQQAEDVMITSFMKVFSSLKNFQHNGSFEGWIRRIMVNECISFLRVHKKVHFLEDTFVTEENTVDNECELAVDDLQLLIDNLPDGYKLIFNLYAIEGFKHKEIAVMLGINEGTSKSQLSHARKILQQQIKATKKYDYGSK; this is encoded by the coding sequence TTGAAAGTAATCAACTTAAATCAGGAGGAAAAAGAAATGATTCAGCTAGCTGTCGATCACAATCGTCATGCACAGCAAAAAATCTATACACGATTTTCTCCAAAAATGTTAAGCATCTGTCGTTTGTATGTCAAAGATATACAACAAGCCGAAGATGTTATGATTACATCTTTTATGAAGGTCTTCTCAAGTTTGAAAAATTTTCAACACAACGGAAGCTTTGAAGGATGGATTAGGCGCATTATGGTAAACGAATGTATTTCTTTTTTACGGGTACACAAAAAGGTACATTTCTTAGAAGATACTTTTGTTACAGAAGAAAATACAGTTGATAATGAGTGTGAGTTAGCAGTGGACGATCTTCAGTTATTGATTGATAATTTACCTGACGGTTACAAATTGATTTTCAATCTCTATGCGATTGAGGGATTCAAACACAAAGAAATTGCGGTGATGCTGGGGATAAATGAGGGAACGTCAAAGTCACAATTGTCACATGCGAGAAAGATTTTGCAACAGCAAATTAAGGCAACTAAAAAGTACGATTATGGAAGTAAATAA
- the dnaG gene encoding DNA primase, giving the protein MISKATVDTVYETARVEEVIGDFVHLKRAGSNFKGLSPFSDERSPSFMVSPAKGIWKDFSSGKGGNAIAFIMEHEHFTYPEAIRYLAKKYNIEIEETEQTNEEKANMDARESMYLVSEFAKSYFHNTLLKSEEGKAIGLSYFKERGFTSETIEKFSLGYSPETWDALTKEALGKGYKLEFLESTGLTIPREDRPFDRFKGRVMFPIQSMSGRTLGFGGRILTNDKKAAKYLNSPESDLYHKSKVLYGIYQAKQAIAKQNNCYLVEGYTDVIQFNQSGIENVVASSGTALTPDQIRLVNRLTKNITVLFDGDAAGLRASVRGIDLILEEGMNVKVCTFPDGEDPDSFARKTSYDDLVAYLETNAKDFIQFKASLLMDEAKNDPIKKADLIRDMVTSISKIPDRIQREVYIQECSRIMDISEQVLVSTLAQLNQKEVAEVEKKYKKEQKSFEVVKNDHPEALEKVDILYRLERKIIEILLLYGNKEEEFEDTFFKTNEEGDVVNVVEKKKLKVFYRIYLSLQEDEVELANPLFRAVYNDLINHYLQNETFSLEQYLMHLPSNYAQEVTDILMEDEKLVMHDWEGQNIFPKSKNDTIAQNVTETILTMRWYLVGSIIEELKNSILPDTDNTESISMIMDYNTLTTAFSKKLGRVMSRFS; this is encoded by the coding sequence TTGATTTCAAAAGCTACTGTTGATACCGTTTATGAAACTGCTCGTGTAGAGGAGGTTATTGGTGATTTTGTTCATTTGAAGCGTGCGGGTAGTAACTTCAAAGGGTTGAGTCCGTTCTCAGATGAGCGCTCGCCATCCTTTATGGTTTCTCCTGCAAAAGGAATTTGGAAGGATTTTAGTTCTGGAAAAGGGGGGAATGCTATTGCTTTTATCATGGAGCACGAACATTTTACGTATCCGGAAGCTATTCGATATTTGGCCAAAAAGTACAATATCGAAATCGAAGAAACCGAACAAACGAACGAAGAGAAAGCCAATATGGATGCTCGTGAGAGTATGTATCTAGTATCTGAGTTTGCCAAAAGTTATTTTCACAATACTTTATTGAAGTCTGAAGAAGGTAAAGCCATCGGCTTATCCTATTTCAAGGAACGAGGTTTTACAAGCGAAACTATAGAGAAATTTAGTTTAGGATATTCTCCTGAAACCTGGGATGCATTAACCAAAGAAGCATTAGGGAAAGGGTATAAATTAGAGTTTTTAGAAAGTACAGGTTTGACCATTCCTAGAGAGGATAGACCATTTGACCGATTCAAAGGTCGTGTGATGTTTCCTATTCAGTCTATGTCTGGTCGTACTTTAGGGTTTGGTGGTCGAATTTTAACCAATGACAAAAAAGCGGCTAAATATCTCAATTCACCAGAGAGTGACCTGTACCACAAGAGTAAAGTTTTGTATGGTATTTATCAAGCCAAACAAGCCATTGCCAAGCAAAACAATTGCTATTTGGTTGAAGGATATACAGATGTGATTCAATTCAATCAATCTGGGATAGAAAATGTAGTGGCATCATCAGGTACTGCTTTAACACCAGATCAAATTCGATTGGTAAACAGACTAACAAAAAACATCACAGTACTTTTTGATGGAGATGCTGCGGGTTTACGTGCTTCTGTACGTGGAATCGATTTGATTCTGGAGGAAGGAATGAATGTTAAAGTCTGCACGTTTCCTGATGGAGAAGATCCGGATAGTTTTGCCAGAAAAACATCTTATGATGATTTGGTAGCCTATTTGGAGACAAACGCCAAAGATTTTATCCAGTTCAAAGCCTCGCTTTTGATGGACGAAGCCAAAAATGATCCAATCAAGAAAGCCGATTTGATTCGAGATATGGTAACTAGTATCTCCAAAATTCCAGATCGTATTCAACGTGAGGTTTACATCCAAGAGTGTTCACGCATCATGGATATTTCGGAGCAAGTTTTGGTCAGTACTTTGGCGCAATTAAACCAAAAAGAAGTCGCAGAAGTAGAGAAGAAGTATAAAAAGGAACAAAAGTCTTTTGAGGTAGTCAAAAATGATCACCCTGAAGCTTTAGAAAAAGTAGACATTTTGTACCGCTTAGAGCGCAAGATTATCGAAATTTTACTTTTGTATGGTAATAAAGAAGAGGAATTTGAAGATACTTTTTTTAAAACCAATGAAGAAGGTGATGTCGTAAATGTTGTTGAAAAAAAGAAATTAAAAGTCTTTTATCGAATATATCTAAGTTTGCAAGAAGATGAAGTAGAGTTGGCAAACCCATTATTTAGGGCTGTGTATAATGATTTAATCAATCATTATTTGCAAAATGAAACCTTTAGTCTGGAGCAATATTTGATGCACCTTCCGTCAAATTATGCACAAGAGGTTACAGATATCTTGATGGAAGACGAAAAATTGGTGATGCACGACTGGGAAGGCCAAAACATCTTCCCGAAATCAAAGAATGATACAATAGCTCAAAATGTAACCGAAACTATTTTGACCATGCGTTGGTACTTGGTCGGTAGCATTATAGAGGAATTAAAAAACTCCATATTACCTGATACAGATAATACGGAGTCTATTTCAATGATTATGGATTATAATACCCTAACAACTGCTTTTTCAAAAAAACTAGGTAGGGTAATGTCTCGTTTTAGTTAG
- the nadE gene encoding NAD(+) synthase, with the protein MTKNNATIVEKVNTHIVNWLKNYATAARVNGFVIGISGGVDSALTSTLCAQTGLQVLCVEMPIHQHKDHVSRGREHITQLKNRFPNVSSVETDLTPVFESFKSQVPADFDDAKLQLTLANTRARLRMTTLYYHAGVHGLLVAGTGNKVEDFGVGFYTKYGDGGVDISPIADLMKSEVFELASFLAVPDSILKAQPSDGLFGDEKTDEQQLGASYDELEWAMLAAENNESPANYSDREKEVYAIYQRLNKANQHKMNPIPVCSVKNL; encoded by the coding sequence ATGACTAAAAACAATGCCACTATAGTTGAAAAAGTAAATACACACATTGTCAACTGGTTAAAGAATTATGCAACTGCAGCGAGAGTAAACGGATTTGTAATCGGGATTTCAGGAGGAGTTGACTCCGCCTTGACTTCTACTTTGTGTGCTCAAACAGGACTACAAGTTTTGTGCGTAGAAATGCCAATACACCAACATAAAGACCACGTAAGCCGCGGTCGTGAACATATAACGCAGTTAAAGAATCGTTTCCCAAACGTTTCTAGTGTTGAAACCGATTTAACACCCGTATTTGAATCTTTTAAAAGTCAAGTACCTGCTGATTTTGATGATGCAAAATTACAACTTACATTAGCGAATACCCGTGCCCGTTTGCGCATGACAACCTTATACTACCATGCAGGAGTACATGGATTACTTGTTGCCGGAACTGGAAATAAAGTCGAAGATTTTGGTGTAGGATTCTATACTAAATACGGAGATGGTGGTGTAGACATCAGTCCAATTGCCGATTTAATGAAATCGGAAGTTTTTGAATTGGCCTCTTTCCTTGCTGTTCCCGACTCTATTTTAAAAGCACAACCCTCTGACGGACTATTTGGTGACGAAAAAACAGATGAACAACAATTGGGCGCAAGCTATGACGAGCTAGAATGGGCTATGTTAGCCGCAGAAAACAACGAATCTCCGGCTAATTACAGCGATAGAGAAAAAGAAGTTTATGCTATCTACCAAAGACTTAATAAAGCTAACCAACACAAAATGAACCCAATACCTGTGTGTTCCGTGAAAAATTTATAA
- a CDS encoding polyprenyl synthetase family protein, translating into MNVTSQIKQPIFDEMELFEKKFRDAMTSQVALLNRITYYIVNRKGKQMRPMFVFLCAKMVADGQVNERTYRGASVIELIHTATLVHDDVVDDSNRRRGFFSINALWKNKIAVLVGDYLLSKGLLLSIDNEDFDLLKIISVAVREMSEGELLQIEKARRLDITEDIYYEIIRKKTATLIAACCALGAKSVIDDEVQVENIRKFGELIGMAFQIKDDLFDYSEEAIGKPTGIDIKEQKMTLPLIHVLNTCTVKEKSWLINSIKNHNKDKKRVKEVIAFVKNNRGLLYAEEKMVSFQQEALHILDNYPKSEFKDALILMVNYVIERKK; encoded by the coding sequence ATGAATGTTACCTCACAAATAAAACAACCCATCTTTGACGAAATGGAACTTTTTGAAAAAAAGTTTCGTGATGCTATGACTTCGCAAGTAGCCTTGCTAAATCGTATCACCTATTATATTGTTAATAGAAAGGGGAAACAAATGCGACCAATGTTTGTTTTTTTGTGTGCCAAAATGGTGGCAGACGGTCAAGTAAATGAGCGCACCTACCGTGGCGCTTCTGTGATTGAATTAATACATACGGCCACACTTGTACATGATGATGTAGTGGATGATAGCAATCGACGCCGAGGTTTTTTCTCCATAAACGCACTTTGGAAAAATAAAATTGCCGTATTAGTCGGTGATTATTTATTATCGAAAGGGCTGCTGTTGTCTATAGATAATGAGGATTTTGATTTACTCAAAATTATATCAGTTGCAGTACGGGAAATGAGTGAGGGAGAATTGCTTCAAATCGAAAAAGCAAGACGTCTTGATATTACCGAAGATATCTATTATGAAATTATTCGAAAAAAAACAGCAACACTTATAGCTGCTTGTTGTGCTCTTGGTGCGAAATCTGTGATTGATGATGAAGTTCAGGTAGAGAATATTCGAAAATTTGGTGAGCTAATTGGTATGGCATTTCAAATCAAAGACGATTTGTTTGATTACTCTGAAGAAGCCATCGGTAAACCAACCGGAATCGATATCAAAGAACAAAAAATGACATTGCCTTTGATTCATGTTCTTAATACATGTACAGTCAAAGAAAAGTCATGGTTAATCAATTCGATAAAAAATCACAACAAAGACAAGAAGCGTGTGAAAGAAGTAATTGCTTTTGTCAAAAATAACCGCGGCTTACTTTATGCCGAAGAAAAAATGGTTTCTTTCCAACAAGAAGCTTTACATATCCTTGATAATTATCCCAAGTCTGAATTTAAAGACGCACTTATTTTGATGGTTAATTATGTTATCGAAAGAAAGAAGTAG
- the rsmH gene encoding 16S rRNA (cytosine(1402)-N(4))-methyltransferase RsmH, whose translation MTTTMEYHNPVLLHQSIDGLDIKPDGVYVDVTFGGGGHSREILNRLGPNGKLFAFDQDEDALANAIDDSRFVLINENFRFIKRFLRFYGAKEVDGILGDLGVSSHQFDVPERGFSTRFDADLDMRMSQKNELSAYKVVNEYDDANLRRVFYDYGELKNAPALSRTIIEAREQQPIKTTDDLKEILAKYLPERVRNKVLAQIYQAIRIEVNQEMDVLKEFLEQSLEILKPEGRLSIISYHSLEDRLVKRFMKNGMFEGEPEKDFFGNFSVPFKTVGKLIIPNDAEIKINNRARSAKLRIAEKK comes from the coding sequence ATGACGACGACAATGGAATATCATAATCCAGTTTTACTACACCAATCAATTGATGGTTTGGATATAAAGCCAGATGGGGTTTATGTAGATGTAACTTTTGGAGGTGGAGGTCACTCAAGAGAAATTTTGAATAGGCTAGGGCCAAACGGAAAACTGTTTGCCTTTGATCAAGATGAAGATGCATTGGCAAATGCTATAGACGATAGTCGATTTGTTTTGATAAATGAGAATTTCCGTTTTATAAAACGGTTTTTGCGTTTTTATGGGGCAAAAGAAGTAGATGGGATTTTGGGTGATCTAGGTGTTTCATCGCACCAATTTGATGTTCCGGAAAGAGGTTTCTCTACTCGATTTGATGCTGACCTAGATATGAGAATGAGTCAGAAAAATGAGTTGAGCGCTTACAAAGTGGTAAATGAATATGACGACGCCAATCTAAGAAGGGTTTTTTATGACTATGGAGAGTTGAAAAATGCACCAGCTTTGTCTCGTACCATTATCGAAGCTAGAGAACAACAACCGATCAAGACAACCGATGATTTAAAAGAGATTTTAGCAAAATATTTGCCTGAGCGTGTTCGAAACAAAGTATTAGCTCAGATTTATCAAGCCATTCGAATTGAAGTGAATCAAGAGATGGATGTTTTAAAGGAGTTTTTGGAACAATCACTTGAGATTTTAAAACCCGAAGGGCGATTGAGTATTATTTCGTATCACTCCCTAGAAGATCGTTTGGTGAAACGTTTTATGAAAAACGGAATGTTTGAAGGGGAACCTGAAAAAGATTTTTTTGGAAACTTTTCAGTGCCTTTCAAAACGGTGGGTAAGTTGATCATTCCAAATGATGCCGAAATCAAAATAAATAATAGAGCGCGATCAGCAAAGCTTAGAATTGCAGAAAAAAAATAA
- the gldC gene encoding gliding motility protein GldC: protein MSNKNRSEINFLVELDDNRVPEKLMWSAKDGGVQLEETKAIMLSIWDSKVKESMRIDLWTKDMPVDEMKIFFHQTLVAMADTFHRATGDEKMTATMKDFCEYFAEKLELKAEE from the coding sequence ATGTCAAATAAAAATAGATCAGAAATAAATTTCCTTGTTGAATTAGACGATAATCGTGTACCCGAAAAATTAATGTGGTCTGCCAAAGACGGTGGGGTTCAGTTAGAAGAAACGAAAGCGATTATGCTTTCCATTTGGGACAGTAAGGTCAAAGAGAGTATGCGTATAGATTTGTGGACAAAAGATATGCCAGTAGACGAAATGAAAATCTTCTTTCACCAAACATTGGTTGCGATGGCTGATACTTTTCACAGAGCCACAGGTGATGAGAAAATGACCGCTACCATGAAAGATTTCTGTGAGTACTTTGCTGAAAAATTAGAATTAAAAGCAGAAGAATAG
- the mraZ gene encoding division/cell wall cluster transcriptional repressor MraZ → MNTIVGTYECKVDAKGRVMLPAPLKKQLTTSLQDGFVLKRSVFQSCLELYPMEEWNLMMAKINKLNRFVKKNNDFIRRFTAGVKIVEIDSLGRLLVPKDLVGFANIAKDVVFSSAVNIVEIWDKDLYEQSINGEDIDFADLAEEVMGNLNDDDNGIS, encoded by the coding sequence TTGAATACAATTGTAGGAACATATGAGTGCAAAGTTGACGCTAAAGGGAGGGTAATGTTACCTGCACCTTTAAAAAAGCAGTTAACTACCTCACTTCAAGACGGTTTTGTTTTGAAGCGTTCTGTGTTTCAATCTTGTTTAGAGCTTTATCCCATGGAAGAATGGAATTTGATGATGGCAAAAATCAACAAATTAAATCGCTTCGTAAAGAAGAATAATGACTTCATCAGACGTTTTACCGCTGGTGTAAAGATTGTTGAGATTGATTCTTTGGGGCGATTATTAGTTCCCAAAGATTTAGTGGGTTTTGCGAATATTGCCAAAGATGTTGTTTTTTCATCAGCGGTGAATATTGTAGAAATTTGGGACAAAGATTTATACGAGCAATCGATAAATGGAGAAGATATTGATTTTGCAGATTTGGCAGAAGAGGTAATGGGAAATTTAAATGACGACGACAATGGAATATCATAA
- a CDS encoding response regulator transcription factor, protein MIKVCLADSLPVVHFGVKSYFKDNAEISITANVGSFLMIRDILLTKEIDILILDLELEGLASIFEIKSILKNFPKTKIMIFSNLSEQIYAPNAIKAGVSGYVHKKEKLETLGQSIIKVSQGKVIMNETVKKNLALIAKQSKSERLYRKLSNREVEVLRYLSGGKKNHEIATILGLNEKTISTYKLRLLTKLNVTNLVDLVEKAKKLEIV, encoded by the coding sequence ATGATAAAAGTTTGTTTAGCTGATAGCTTACCCGTAGTGCATTTTGGAGTAAAATCGTATTTCAAAGACAATGCAGAAATTTCAATTACTGCCAATGTAGGTAGCTTTTTGATGATTAGAGATATTCTTCTTACAAAAGAGATAGATATCTTAATTCTTGACCTCGAATTGGAAGGTCTTGCAAGTATTTTTGAGATTAAATCAATCTTGAAAAACTTCCCAAAAACAAAAATTATGATTTTCAGTAATCTTTCTGAGCAAATCTACGCACCAAATGCTATTAAAGCTGGTGTATCTGGATATGTACACAAGAAAGAAAAATTGGAAACTCTTGGACAATCTATTATTAAAGTAAGCCAAGGAAAAGTAATTATGAACGAAACCGTTAAGAAAAACTTGGCTCTTATTGCTAAGCAAAGTAAAAGCGAACGTTTGTACAGAAAACTTTCTAACCGTGAGGTTGAAGTATTGCGTTACTTAAGTGGAGGTAAAAAGAACCACGAAATCGCTACAATCTTAGGATTGAACGAAAAAACAATTAGTACTTACAAATTGAGATTATTGACAAAATTAAATGTTACCAATCTAGTTGATTTAGTTGAAAAAGCTAAAAAATTAGAGATCGTTTAG